TCCATCGCCTACTTGTCACCCGTCAACTACGAGAGGAGGATATGTTCAACACCGAACCCGCAACCACCGCAATGCACGGCTTGAATCCCAAGCCGTAAATCGTCCACGGAACGGGGGGAACTCCAATGTACTTAACCGTGCGTGAATATAGTGCTAATCTTGTAGAAGCGGCCGGGCGCTTGGTGGCCATGGCGAAGGAGCACGGGGGTCCCGATAACATCTCGGTAATGCTGGCACGGCCGCGCGCGCGGCGCCGGCCGTGGTGGGGCGGCCGGCTGCGCCGGTGGCTCGGTTAGAACAGCCTTAATCGATAAGAGGAGACAGGGGGGCGCTACTATGGCAAAACTCGTTCTCAGCCTCGGCGGGGCCTTCCAGGCGGAATTTCCCTTGAACAAAGAGCGCATGACCATCGGGCGCAAACCGGACAACGACGTCCAGGTCGACAACCTCGCGGTCAGCGGCAAGCACGCGCTCATCATCACCATCCTCGACGACTCGTTCGTCGAGGACCTGGGGAGCACCAACGGCACCTACGTCAACGGCAAGCTCATCAAGAAGCACGCGCTGCGGCACGGCGACGTGATGGGGATCGGCAAGCACGAGGTCAAATACGTCAACGAGCATGCCACGGCCGATGACGAGGAGCTGGAGAAGACCATCGTCATGAAACCGGGCTCGGCGAGCGCCGCGGCCGCGATTGCCAAGGCCCTGGGACGCGCGACGCCCCCGCCGGCACCCGCACCGGCGTCCCCCGCCGCCACGGCGCAGGCGCCCCGCCTGCCACTCGGGAAGCTGCACATCCTCACCGGCCCCATCGCCGGAAAGCAACTGGAGCTGACCAAGGCCTCCCTCACGCTCGGGCGACCCGGCGTGCAGGTGGCGGTGATCTCCAGGCGCGCCGAAGGCTATTTCTTGACGCACATCGAGGGACAAGCCGGCGGCTTGCCCAAGTTCCCCATCGTCAACGGCGACTCAGTCGGGCCGCGCAGCTACCAGCTCAGGAACCACGACGTCATCGAGTTGGCCGGGATCAAGATGGAGTTCGTCTCGGTATCCTGAGCCACCGGCGCCTTACGACCCAGGCATGGCCTAAGCCGTCCGCAAGCGGCACGGGCGCGTCGGGTTCATGGGCCACTCGCACAGATCGGCCATGAGGCACTCCCCGCAACGCGGCTTGTGGGCCGTGCAGATATAGCGCCCGTGCAGGATCAACCAGTGATGCGCGTCCTTCCGGAACGCCTTCGGCACCGCCCGCAAGAGGCGCTTCTCGACGGCGAGCGGCGTCCGGCCGGGTGCTAGGCCGGTACGGTTGGCGACCCGGAAGATATGGGTATCCACCGCGATGGTGGGTTCACCGAAGGCGGTATTGAGGACCACGTTGGCGGTCTTGCGCCCGACCCCGGGCAGGGCCTCGAGCGCGCCGCGTTGCGCCGGCACCCGACCGCCATGGCGTTCCACGAGGAGGGCGGACGTCTTGATGATGTTGCCGGCCTTGGCGTTGTAGAGCCCGATGGTCTTGATATGCTCGCGAAGCCCGTTGATCCCGAGGCGGAGCATCGCGGCCGGTGTGCCGGCCACGGCGAAGAGGCGCTCGGTGACCTTGTTGACGGCGACATCGGTGGCTTGCGCCGAGAGGATCACCGCGACCAGGAGCTGGAACGGACTCGAATAGCGGAGCTCGGTCGTGGGACGGGGATTGTGCGCCTTTAGGCGTTCGAATACCTCGAGGCGTGTGCGGGCGTTCACCAGGCCGACGCGACGCCATCATTCCAAGGGGGGCACCCCTTTGCGCGGACTCCTGTTCAATGCGGTTTTTGGTACACCAAGGGCGGCTTTTGGTGCACCAAGGTCAGAATGGTGCAAGCCAGCTCTTCCTGCCGATAGTGCCTGAAACCCGGCGCGATCGGCAAACCGTCCACGTCTGCGGTCTCCGCGATCCGCTCCAGCAGCATGAAACCCGCGGAGCCAATCCGGTCGATCCAGTCGCAGGCCTGGAGCCGATTGAAATATTGTACGTCGTTTCGAACAGGAGCTTCCAGGCCGGTCGGAGAAACGCAGATAAGTCTTGGGCGACTCGGTCGGGTCGTAATGCTGGAGATAATCGTCGATCCCGATCTGATGGATCATGTAACCGCCCGGTTTGAGGGTGCGGTGAAAATCGGCCAAGAGATCCTTGACGTTTCCGATGGGGACGTGCTCCAAGCAATGGAAGCTGAAGATCAGGTCGAAGGCGCCGTCCGCGAACTGTCGAGGGCTGCCGTCGGGTTCGATGACATAGCAGAGGCCCAAGGCATCGTACAGTGCCCCGAAGCTCGGCGCCGCGACGATCGTATCCAATCGGCCGACATCTCCCTTGAACCCGGCAGGGTGCTTTGAGCTTTCCGTCTGGAGCGCCGCCAACTGTCGGTTGTCCCAGACGTCGAGCATGGTGATGTGAAGATCGAAGTAGAGGCGCAGGTACAGCGAATACCAGTGCATCCATTCGGTGCCCAGCTCGAAGGCCTGGGCTTGCGCCGGGACGGCGCCATACTTCTTGCACAGAGCCACGAATAGATCCCCGCGCTCGACATAGACACCGATGCCGGTATTTTGTCGGGCACGCTGGCCCACGACATTGCCGATCGAGCGATAGGCCTTCTTGGTGGCATCGTTGAGCGAGAATGCCTTCAGGGCCAGCGCGGCCAGGACATACTTGACCATGGACAAAGTATACTACCCAACCCCACGAAAGCACGATGGCGAAGCACGATGGACTTGCCGTTACTGGTGCTGAAAAAGGGCGAGGAGCGCCGCCTGCGCGCCGGCCATCTCTGGGTCTATGGCAACGAGGTCGATGCCGGCGAGACCCCCCTGCACAGCTTCGCGCCCGGACAGCCGGTCGTGGTGCGGGCCAAGGCCGGTACGCTGCTCGGCACGGCCTATGTCAACCCGCACACGCTCATCTGCGCGCGCCTCGTGAGCGGGGACCCGGAAGAGCCGTTCGCAAGACCTCTCATCGTCCGGCGTCTGCAACAGGCGCTCGGTCTCCGGGAGCGGCTGTTCCGGGACCCCTATTACCGCTTGGTCTACGGCGAGGGCGATTTCCTGCCGGGGCTGATCGTCGATCGCTACGGCGGGATGCTGGTGGTCCAGTTCAATACGGCCGGAATGGAGCGCGCAGAGGCCGAGGTCATCGATGCACTCATGGAGGTCGTGGCCCCCGAGGTCATCCTCCTGCGCAATGATTCGCCAGCCCGCCGGATCGAGGGTCTGGATACCCACGTGCGCACGGCCTGCGGGGTGGTCCCGGAGGAAGTGGCCTTGACCGAGTATGGTGCGCGCTTCGAGGTGCCGATCGCCTGTGGTCAGAAGACCGGCTGGTACTATGACCACCGCGAGAACCGCGAGCGCATGCTGCGTTATGCGGGGGGCGCTCGGGTGCTCGATGCCTTCAGTTATCTGGGCGCATGGGGCATCGAGGCGGCCGTCGCGGGGGCCGAGCGCGTCGTCTGCATCGAATCTTCGCCGATCGCAGCCGCAAGCATCGCCCGCCATGCCGCCATCAACCAAGTTGCCGACCGGGTGGAGGTCGTGCAGGCGGATGTCTTCGATACCTTGAAGTCGTTCGATCGATCCGGCGTACGCTTCGACCTCGTGGTCCTGGACCCCCCGGCCTTCATCAAGCGCCGCAAGGACCTGGAGGAGGGGTCCCTCGCCTATCGCCGGCTGAATCTATTGGCGATGACGCTCCTAAGCGCCGGCGGGACGCTGGTGTCGGCGTCCTGCTCCTCCCACCTCGCGCCCGAGCAGTTCGTCGATGCGCTGCGGCGCGCGGCACGGCGGCTCGACCGCGACCTCCAGGTCATCGCGCAGGGCCACCAGTCCCCCGACCATCCCGTACACCCGGCGATCCCGGAGACGAACTACCTCAAGACGCTGTTCTGCCGCGTGCTGTGATGAGCGCAAGACCGACGGTATCGCTCAGCCTCGGCAGCGGCGGGGCGCGCGGCCTCGCCCACATCGGGATCATCGAGGCCATCGAGCAGGCCGGCTACGAGGTGCGCTCGATCGCCGGCGCCTCCATGGGCGCCCTGGTCGGCGGCATCTACGCCGCCGGCCGGCTCGATGTCTATACCCGCTGGGTCACGGCCCTGTCCCACATCGACGTCATCCGGCTCCTGGATTTCGCCTACGACCGCAGGGGGCTGTTCAAGGGCGAGAAGATTATCAACCTATTGAAGGACCTGATAGGCGATCACGAGATCACGCGCCTGCCGA
This Pseudomonadota bacterium DNA region includes the following protein-coding sequences:
- a CDS encoding FHA domain-containing protein encodes the protein MAKLVLSLGGAFQAEFPLNKERMTIGRKPDNDVQVDNLAVSGKHALIITILDDSFVEDLGSTNGTYVNGKLIKKHALRHGDVMGIGKHEVKYVNEHATADDEELEKTIVMKPGSASAAAAIAKALGRATPPPAPAPASPAATAQAPRLPLGKLHILTGPIAGKQLELTKASLTLGRPGVQVAVISRRAEGYFLTHIEGQAGGLPKFPIVNGDSVGPRSYQLRNHDVIELAGIKMEFVSVS
- the nth gene encoding endonuclease III, which encodes MNARTRLEVFERLKAHNPRPTTELRYSSPFQLLVAVILSAQATDVAVNKVTERLFAVAGTPAAMLRLGINGLREHIKTIGLYNAKAGNIIKTSALLVERHGGRVPAQRGALEALPGVGRKTANVVLNTAFGEPTIAVDTHIFRVANRTGLAPGRTPLAVEKRLLRAVPKAFRKDAHHWLILHGRYICTAHKPRCGECLMADLCEWPMNPTRPCRLRTA
- a CDS encoding class I SAM-dependent methyltransferase is translated as MVKYVLAALALKAFSLNDATKKAYRSIGNVVGQRARQNTGIGVYVERGDLFVALCKKYGAVPAQAQAFELGTEWMHWYSLYLRLYFDLHITMLDVWDNRQLAALQTESSKHPAGFKGDVGRLDTIVAAPSFGALYDALGLCYVIEPDGSPRQFADGAFDLIFSFHCLEHVPIGNVKDLLADFHRTLKPGGYMIHQIGIDDYLQHYDPTESPKTYLRFSDRPGSSCSKRRTIFQSAPGLRLDRPDWLRGFHAAGADRGDRRRGRFADRAGFQALSAGRAGLHHSDLGAPKAALGVPKTALNRSPRKGVPPLE
- a CDS encoding class I SAM-dependent rRNA methyltransferase, coding for MDLPLLVLKKGEERRLRAGHLWVYGNEVDAGETPLHSFAPGQPVVVRAKAGTLLGTAYVNPHTLICARLVSGDPEEPFARPLIVRRLQQALGLRERLFRDPYYRLVYGEGDFLPGLIVDRYGGMLVVQFNTAGMERAEAEVIDALMEVVAPEVILLRNDSPARRIEGLDTHVRTACGVVPEEVALTEYGARFEVPIACGQKTGWYYDHRENRERMLRYAGGARVLDAFSYLGAWGIEAAVAGAERVVCIESSPIAAASIARHAAINQVADRVEVVQADVFDTLKSFDRSGVRFDLVVLDPPAFIKRRKDLEEGSLAYRRLNLLAMTLLSAGGTLVSASCSSHLAPEQFVDALRRAARRLDRDLQVIAQGHQSPDHPVHPAIPETNYLKTLFCRVL
- a CDS encoding patatin-like phospholipase family protein; the encoded protein is MSARPTVSLSLGSGGARGLAHIGIIEAIEQAGYEVRSIAGASMGALVGGIYAAGRLDVYTRWVTALSHIDVIRLLDFAYDRRGLFKGEKIINLLKDLIGDHEITRLPISFTAVATDLKTQKEVWFNRGPLFDAIRASISVPTIFTPYDYQGMQLVDGAWVTP